A genomic window from Helicobacter pylori includes:
- a CDS encoding tRNA threonylcarbamoyladenosine dehydratase — protein MSEPIDRFTRIRWLFKNDFEKIRQQKVLICGVGGVGGFALDSLYRVGIGQITIIDKDVFDATNQNRQIGSERVGESKVLVLQDLYKGIQALNCRIDEAFLNSFNFRDYDYILDCMDDLPIKTSLAIKCQNFAYGKFISSMGSAKRLNPKHIQVGSVWESYGDKFGRKFRDFLKKRRFKGDFKVVFSPEAPHCIELGSFNAVTASFGLQIASEVVQDIIKHERQ, from the coding sequence TTGTCCGAACCCATAGATAGATTCACGCGCATAAGGTGGTTGTTTAAAAACGATTTTGAAAAAATCCGCCAACAAAAGGTTTTAATCTGTGGCGTGGGGGGCGTTGGGGGCTTTGCGCTGGATTCTTTGTATCGTGTGGGGATAGGGCAAATCACTATCATTGATAAAGATGTGTTTGATGCAACCAATCAAAATCGCCAGATCGGATCAGAAAGGGTAGGAGAATCTAAAGTGTTAGTGTTACAAGATCTCTATAAAGGCATACAAGCTTTAAATTGCCGCATAGATGAGGCGTTTTTAAATTCATTTAATTTTAGAGATTATGATTATATTTTAGATTGCATGGACGATTTGCCTATTAAAACGAGTTTGGCGATAAAATGTCAAAATTTCGCTTACGGGAAGTTTATTAGCTCTATGGGGAGCGCGAAACGCTTGAACCCTAAACACATCCAAGTGGGGAGCGTGTGGGAAAGTTACGGCGATAAATTCGGGCGTAAATTTAGGGATTTTTTAAAAAAACGCCGTTTTAAGGGGGATTTTAAAGTGGTTTTTAGCCCTGAAGCTCCGCATTGCATAGAGCTTGGGAGTTTTAATGCGGTTACGGCGAGTTTTGGTTTGCAAATAGCGAGTGAAGTCGTGCAAGATATTATCAAACATGAAAGGCAGTGA
- a CDS encoding carbon-nitrogen hydrolase, giving the protein MICASILQHAYCGSRKKTIEHTAHLLEQALKKHPKTNLVVLQELNPYSYFCQSENPKFFDLGEYFEEDKAFFSALAQKFKVVLVTSLFEKRAKGLYHNSAVVFEKDGSIAGVYRKMHIPDDPGFYEKFYFTPGDLGFEPIATSVGKLGLMVCWDQWYPEAARIMALKGAEILIYPSAIGFLEEDSNEEKKRQQNAWEAIQRGHAIANGLPLIATNRVGVELDPSGVIKGGITFFGSSFVVGALGEFLAKASDKEEILYAEIDLKRTEEVRRMWPFLRDRRIDFYNDLLKRYS; this is encoded by the coding sequence ATGATTTGTGCGAGCATTCTCCAGCACGCTTATTGCGGCTCTAGAAAAAAGACCATAGAGCATACAGCGCACTTGCTTGAACAAGCGCTCAAAAAACACCCTAAAACCAATTTAGTGGTGTTGCAAGAATTAAACCCTTATAGTTATTTTTGCCAAAGCGAAAACCCTAAATTTTTTGATTTGGGCGAGTATTTTGAAGAAGATAAGGCCTTTTTTAGCGCTTTAGCTCAAAAATTCAAGGTGGTGCTTGTTACTTCTTTGTTTGAAAAGCGCGCTAAAGGGTTGTATCACAACAGCGCGGTTGTGTTTGAAAAAGACGGCTCAATCGCTGGAGTGTATCGTAAAATGCACATTCCTGATGATCCGGGGTTTTATGAAAAATTTTATTTCACGCCAGGGGATTTGGGCTTTGAGCCTATTGCTACAAGCGTAGGGAAATTAGGGCTTATGGTGTGTTGGGATCAATGGTATCCTGAAGCGGCTAGGATTATGGCTTTAAAAGGGGCAGAAATTTTAATCTATCCTAGCGCGATCGGGTTTTTAGAAGAAGATTCCAATGAAGAAAAAAAACGCCAGCAAAACGCATGGGAGGCGATCCAAAGAGGGCATGCGATCGCTAATGGCTTGCCTTTGATTGCGACTAACAGAGTGGGCGTGGAATTAGATCCTAGTGGCGTGATTAAGGGGGGCATTACTTTTTTTGGCTCTAGCTTTGTGGTGGGGGCTTTAGGCGAGTTTTTAGCTAAAGCGAGCGATAAAGAAGAAATTTTGTATGCAGAAATTGATTTAAAACGCACCGAAGAAGTGCGCCGAATGTGGCCGTTTTTAAGAGACAGACGCATTGATTTTTATAACGATTTGTTGAAACGCTATAGCTAG
- a CDS encoding Na+/H+ antiporter family protein, producing the protein MLENSSIWSNPAFVAIICMCVLSLLRLNVMLSMISATLIAGLMGGLGITESFNVMIDGMKGNLNIALSYILLGALAVAIAKSNLIKVALSKLIDLMDYKRSTFCFLIAFIACFSQNLVPVHIAFIPILIPPLLHLMNRLELDRRAVACALTFGLQAPYLVLPVGFGLIFQTTILEQLKANGMNTTIAQITGVMWIAGLAMVAGLLLAVLTLYKKPRRYKEKSFDIENYASLQLNYHDYLTFIGIIVAFVIQLATDSMPLAAFLALAIILLGRGIKFKETDSLMDDSVKMMAFIAFVMLVASGFGEVLQKVHAIEGLVNAITSVVQGKLLGAFLMLVVGLFITMGIGTSFGTIPIIAVFYVPLCAKLGFSTESTILLVGIAAALGDAGSPASDSTMGPTCGLNADNQHNHIYDTCVPTFLVYNLPLILFGVVGALLLG; encoded by the coding sequence ATGCTAGAAAATAGCTCTATATGGAGCAATCCTGCCTTTGTGGCCATCATTTGCATGTGCGTTCTTAGCCTTTTAAGGCTCAATGTCATGCTTTCTATGATTAGCGCGACTCTCATAGCAGGGCTTATGGGAGGGCTTGGAATCACAGAGAGTTTTAATGTGATGATAGACGGCATGAAAGGCAATTTAAACATTGCATTAAGCTACATCCTTTTAGGGGCTTTAGCGGTAGCGATCGCTAAAAGCAACCTCATTAAAGTCGCTTTGAGTAAATTAATAGATTTAATGGATTACAAGCGATCCACTTTTTGCTTTTTAATCGCTTTTATTGCATGTTTTTCGCAAAATTTAGTGCCGGTGCATATCGCTTTTATCCCTATTTTGATCCCCCCTCTTTTGCACTTGATGAACCGACTAGAATTGGATAGAAGAGCGGTGGCTTGCGCTTTAACTTTTGGCTTGCAAGCCCCCTACTTGGTGCTTCCTGTGGGGTTTGGCTTGATCTTTCAAACCACGATTTTAGAGCAATTAAAAGCTAATGGCATGAACACTACCATAGCGCAAATCACAGGAGTGATGTGGATAGCGGGGTTAGCGATGGTTGCTGGGTTGCTTTTAGCGGTATTAACGCTATACAAAAAACCAAGGCGCTACAAAGAAAAATCTTTTGATATAGAAAATTACGCCTCGCTTCAATTAAACTACCATGACTATTTGACTTTTATAGGGATTATTGTGGCTTTTGTGATCCAATTAGCCACCGATTCTATGCCCTTAGCCGCCTTTTTGGCTTTAGCGATCATCTTACTAGGCCGTGGTATTAAGTTTAAAGAAACAGACTCTTTAATGGACGATAGCGTGAAAATGATGGCGTTTATCGCTTTTGTGATGCTGGTGGCTAGCGGGTTTGGAGAAGTGTTGCAAAAAGTGCATGCCATAGAGGGATTAGTGAATGCGATCACAAGCGTAGTCCAAGGGAAGCTTTTAGGGGCTTTTTTAATGCTTGTGGTGGGGCTTTTTATCACTATGGGGATAGGGACTTCTTTTGGCACGATTCCTATCATCGCTGTGTTTTATGTCCCTTTGTGTGCGAAATTAGGGTTTAGCACGGAATCTACAATCTTACTCGTTGGCATAGCCGCAGCTTTAGGCGATGCAGGCTCACCGGCTAGCGATAGCACCATGGGGCCTACTTGCGGGCTTAATGCAGACAACCAGCACAACCATATCTATGACACATGCGTGCCGACTTTTTTAGTTTATAACCTCCCTTTGATTCTTTTTGGAGTGGTTGGAGCGTTATTATTAGGCTAA
- a CDS encoding MATE family efflux transporter produces the protein MALPSGVNAFLDVLVVALSVFFVGKISHHHIVALGVGLQFLMLFYGINTILYTGTNAILSRLVGARDFAQINNAFSSIFIGAFVICLGVLFVSYFLIEPFLNWMQLQDPSRQLTQDYLKVLIVALPSIFLKNVLVSALASFSDTLTPFIVKIVMVIACIFLNQALIFGDFGFKEMGIVGSALANVIVSYLELAALGVWIQIKKIPLKFTTTFNFSFLKTMFRVGWPAGFERLLSLFSLILLSKFVASYGDKVLAGMQIGIRVETFSFMPGFGFMIAAMVLIGQNLGANKPKIATQYAHLILKISMSLMGVLGIVLILFAKEFASLFSQDEEVLEVARSYLIAVGLSQAPLIGYFVLDGVFRGAGISKVSLYINTLSLWGLRITPIYLLLTYHFKVDFIFAVIALETFLRSLIYYKVFSKGIWKRCGKKA, from the coding sequence TTGGCCCTACCCTCTGGGGTCAATGCCTTTTTAGATGTGCTGGTGGTCGCGCTTTCAGTCTTTTTTGTGGGTAAAATTTCGCACCATCATATCGTGGCTTTAGGGGTGGGTTTGCAATTTTTGATGCTTTTTTATGGGATCAATACCATTTTATACACCGGCACTAACGCCATTCTTTCTAGGCTTGTAGGGGCTAGGGATTTTGCTCAAATCAACAACGCTTTTTCTAGTATTTTCATTGGGGCGTTTGTGATTTGTTTAGGCGTGTTGTTTGTTTCTTATTTTTTGATTGAGCCTTTTTTAAATTGGATGCAATTGCAAGATCCTTCACGCCAATTGACGCAAGATTATTTAAAAGTTTTAATCGTAGCGTTACCGAGTATTTTTTTAAAAAATGTTTTAGTTTCAGCGCTCGCTAGTTTTTCAGACACCCTAACCCCTTTTATCGTTAAAATCGTCATGGTCATTGCATGCATTTTCTTGAATCAAGCCTTGATTTTTGGGGATTTTGGCTTTAAAGAAATGGGGATTGTGGGATCGGCTTTAGCGAATGTAATCGTCTCTTATTTGGAATTAGCCGCGCTTGGCGTTTGGATACAAATCAAAAAAATCCCTTTAAAATTCACAACAACCTTTAATTTTTCTTTTTTAAAAACCATGTTTAGAGTGGGCTGGCCGGCCGGGTTTGAGCGCTTATTGAGCTTATTTTCTCTAATACTCTTATCCAAATTTGTAGCGAGCTATGGGGATAAGGTGTTAGCGGGCATGCAAATAGGCATTAGAGTGGAAACCTTTTCGTTCATGCCCGGATTTGGGTTTATGATAGCGGCAATGGTTTTAATAGGGCAAAATCTAGGAGCGAACAAGCCAAAAATTGCCACACAATACGCGCATTTGATCTTAAAAATCTCTATGAGTTTAATGGGGGTTTTAGGGATTGTTTTAATCCTATTTGCCAAAGAATTTGCGAGCCTTTTTTCTCAAGATGAAGAAGTTTTGGAAGTGGCGCGCTCTTATTTAATCGCTGTGGGCCTCTCTCAAGCCCCCTTAATCGGGTATTTTGTGCTAGATGGAGTCTTTAGGGGGGCTGGCATTTCTAAAGTTTCGTTATATATTAACACCTTAAGCTTATGGGGGTTAAGGATCACGCCTATTTACTTGCTTTTAACTTATCATTTCAAAGTGGATTTTATTTTTGCAGTGATCGCGCTAGAGACTTTTTTGCGCTCGCTCATTTATTATAAAGTTTTTTCTAAAGGCATTTGGAAAAGGTGCGGGAAAAAGGCTTAA